One Kallotenue papyrolyticum genomic window carries:
- the topA gene encoding type I DNA topoisomerase, translating to MGRKLLIVESPAKARTIQKYLGADFKVQASMGHVRDLPKSKLGVDIEHDFAPEYEISSDKSKIISELRSAVKQADAIYLATDPDREGDAIAWHVLEAVRVPKNKPVYRITFHEITKQAVQEALQHPRNIDTRLVDAQQARRVLDRLVGYRLSPLLWDKVRRGLSAGRVQSVAVRLVVEREREIENFKPREYWSIEADLAKLSGDERVFRAVLIERNGKKLDKFAIASQAAAEAIVRDLDGAQYRVATITRKDKKRTPAPPFTTSTLQQEASRKLGFGAKKTMLIAQQLYEGVDIGAEGTVGLITYMRTDSVSVSQQAQDEARALIRELYGAEYVPARPNVYKTKTKGAQEAHEAIRPTSVRRRPEQLRGVLNRDQYRLYELIWKRFVASQMAAAIFDSTTVDIAAGRALNGATPPYLFRATGSVLTFAGFLAVYNVSLDDGEEDEDREALLPPLGEGEHLRLVELLPLQHWTQPPPRYTEASLVKELERLGIGRPSTYAPTLATIEARDYVEIVDKKLVPTTLGRIVTDLLVEHFPDVVDYNFTSQMEQQLDDIAEGERQWVPVVREFYQPFERTLEKAQREMRSVKGEVQITELTCPQCGAALAIRLGRNGEFLACTNEACSFTGDLQRDAEGNVRLAAQPQLAEGEPQICDKCGRSMVIKQGRYGPFLACSGYPQCKNVRNLTRTSEGTLALAEQVTEFACPKCGKPMIRKAGRWGPYLACSDYPECKTIQKLDRQGQPKPPAQITERQCPQCGRHLALKQGRYGPFLSCTGYPRCRYIEKLPADGPPPRILSDEEVAALPAQAISAKSEEPNATARKRSSATRSATGNGSSAKRSSPTRHAPRAKQRA from the coding sequence ATGGGGCGTAAACTGCTGATCGTTGAGTCGCCGGCCAAGGCGCGTACGATCCAGAAATATCTCGGCGCTGATTTCAAGGTGCAGGCCTCGATGGGCCACGTCCGCGATCTGCCCAAGAGCAAGCTGGGCGTGGACATCGAGCACGACTTCGCGCCGGAATACGAGATCAGCAGCGATAAATCCAAGATCATCAGCGAGTTGCGCAGCGCGGTGAAGCAGGCCGACGCAATCTACCTGGCGACCGACCCCGACCGCGAGGGCGATGCCATCGCCTGGCATGTGCTGGAAGCGGTGCGTGTGCCCAAAAACAAGCCGGTCTATCGCATCACCTTCCACGAGATCACCAAACAGGCCGTGCAGGAAGCGCTGCAGCATCCCCGTAACATCGACACGCGCCTGGTGGATGCGCAGCAGGCGCGGCGCGTGCTGGATCGCTTGGTCGGCTACCGCCTGTCGCCGTTGCTGTGGGACAAGGTACGGCGCGGCCTGTCCGCCGGGCGCGTCCAGTCGGTCGCCGTGCGGCTGGTCGTCGAGCGCGAGCGCGAGATCGAAAACTTCAAGCCGCGCGAATACTGGAGCATCGAGGCCGATCTGGCCAAACTGAGCGGCGACGAGCGTGTCTTCCGCGCGGTGCTGATCGAGCGCAACGGCAAAAAGCTCGACAAGTTCGCGATCGCGAGCCAGGCCGCGGCTGAAGCGATCGTGCGCGATCTCGACGGCGCGCAGTACCGCGTTGCCACGATCACGCGCAAAGATAAAAAGCGCACGCCCGCGCCGCCGTTCACCACCTCCACGCTGCAACAGGAGGCCAGCCGTAAGCTGGGCTTCGGCGCCAAGAAGACGATGCTGATCGCCCAGCAGCTCTACGAGGGTGTGGACATCGGCGCGGAGGGGACCGTCGGCCTGATCACCTACATGCGCACCGACTCGGTCAGTGTGTCACAGCAGGCCCAGGACGAAGCGCGGGCCCTGATCCGCGAGCTGTATGGCGCCGAGTACGTTCCGGCGCGGCCCAACGTGTATAAAACCAAAACCAAGGGCGCCCAGGAAGCACACGAAGCGATCCGGCCGACCAGCGTGCGCCGCCGGCCCGAGCAGTTGCGCGGCGTGCTGAACCGCGATCAGTACCGGCTCTACGAGCTGATCTGGAAGCGCTTTGTCGCCTCGCAGATGGCGGCGGCGATCTTCGACAGCACAACTGTGGACATCGCGGCCGGCCGCGCGCTCAACGGTGCCACACCGCCCTACCTGTTTCGCGCCACGGGCTCGGTGCTCACCTTTGCGGGCTTCCTGGCGGTGTACAACGTCAGCCTAGACGACGGCGAGGAGGACGAGGATCGCGAAGCCCTACTGCCGCCCCTAGGCGAAGGCGAGCACCTACGGCTGGTCGAGCTGCTGCCGTTGCAACACTGGACCCAGCCACCGCCGCGCTACACCGAAGCCTCGCTGGTCAAGGAGCTGGAGCGCCTCGGCATTGGCCGACCGTCAACCTACGCACCCACGCTGGCCACCATCGAAGCGCGCGATTATGTCGAGATCGTGGACAAGAAGCTGGTGCCGACCACGCTGGGGCGCATCGTGACCGATCTGCTGGTGGAACACTTCCCGGACGTGGTGGATTACAACTTCACCTCGCAGATGGAACAGCAGCTCGACGATATCGCCGAGGGCGAGCGGCAGTGGGTGCCGGTGGTGCGCGAGTTCTACCAGCCCTTCGAGCGCACCCTGGAAAAGGCGCAACGCGAGATGCGCAGCGTCAAGGGCGAGGTCCAGATCACCGAGCTGACCTGTCCCCAGTGCGGCGCAGCGCTGGCGATCCGCCTGGGACGCAACGGCGAGTTTCTGGCCTGCACCAACGAGGCGTGCTCCTTCACCGGCGATCTGCAACGCGATGCCGAGGGCAACGTGCGGCTGGCCGCGCAGCCACAACTGGCCGAGGGTGAGCCGCAGATCTGTGATAAGTGCGGCCGTTCAATGGTGATCAAGCAGGGGCGCTACGGCCCTTTCCTGGCCTGCAGCGGCTACCCGCAATGCAAAAACGTGCGCAACCTGACGCGCACCAGCGAGGGCACGCTGGCGCTCGCCGAGCAGGTCACCGAATTCGCCTGTCCCAAGTGCGGCAAGCCGATGATCCGCAAGGCCGGCCGCTGGGGTCCCTACCTGGCCTGCTCCGACTATCCGGAGTGTAAAACTATTCAGAAGCTGGACCGCCAGGGTCAGCCCAAACCACCGGCCCAGATCACCGAGCGGCAGTGTCCGCAGTGCGGGCGCCACCTGGCGCTGAAGCAGGGCCGCTACGGGCCCTTCCTGAGCTGCACCGGCTACCCGCGCTGCCGCTACATCGAAAAACTGCCCGCCGACGGCCCGCCGCCGCGCATCCTCAGCGACGAGGAGGTAGCGGCCCTGCCGGCACAGGCCATCAGCGCCAAGAGCGAGGAGCCTAACGCCACGGCGCGCAAACGCAGCAGCGCCACGCGCAGCGCCACCGGCAACGGTTCGTCCGCCAAACGCAGCAGCCCCACGCGTCACGCGCCGCGCGCCAAGCAGCGCGCCTGA
- the tyrS gene encoding tyrosine--tRNA ligase: MDIEEVLTRGVAEVIVEAELREKLRAGKPLRLKMGFDPSSPNLHIGHAVGLRKLRQFQELGHTVVLIVGDWTAQVGDPSGRDQSRVMLAPEVVRANAETYMQQFFKIVDRQRTEVRWQSEWFGSFTLADVFNLTSRFTMQQMLAHETFRKRIESEQPLSLMELLYPLLQAYDSVAIRADVEFGGTDQKFNILAGRELMRALGMEPQQVVLTPLLIGTDGRKMSKSFNNTIDLTMPPHEMYGRVMSMSDAQIVPYFVNVTDVPLREIAEMEQAMRAGANPRDFKMRLAREIITQFHDAAAAQAAEDYFVRTIQQRALPDEMPEFYLAGASPIVDVLVQAGLAGSKSEARRLIAGGGVKLNGERVDSPDLLVAPDSGAVLQVGKRRFARIVGGARATHQG; the protein is encoded by the coding sequence ATGGACATCGAGGAAGTGTTGACACGCGGCGTGGCGGAAGTGATCGTCGAGGCCGAACTGCGCGAAAAGCTGCGCGCCGGCAAGCCGCTGCGCCTCAAAATGGGCTTCGATCCCTCCAGCCCCAACCTGCACATCGGCCACGCGGTCGGCCTGCGCAAGCTGCGTCAGTTCCAGGAGCTGGGCCATACCGTGGTGCTGATCGTCGGTGACTGGACGGCACAGGTAGGCGATCCCAGTGGGCGCGACCAATCGCGCGTGATGCTCGCACCCGAGGTCGTGCGCGCCAATGCCGAAACCTACATGCAGCAGTTTTTCAAAATCGTCGATCGCCAGCGTACCGAAGTACGCTGGCAGAGCGAATGGTTTGGCTCGTTCACGCTGGCGGACGTCTTCAACCTGACCTCGCGCTTCACCATGCAACAGATGCTGGCGCACGAAACCTTCCGCAAGCGCATAGAAAGCGAGCAGCCACTCTCGCTGATGGAGCTGCTGTATCCGCTGCTGCAAGCCTACGACTCGGTCGCCATTCGCGCCGATGTCGAGTTCGGCGGCACCGACCAGAAGTTCAATATCCTGGCGGGACGCGAGCTGATGCGCGCGCTGGGCATGGAACCGCAGCAAGTTGTGCTGACGCCGCTGCTGATCGGCACCGACGGGCGCAAAATGTCCAAATCGTTCAACAATACCATCGACCTGACCATGCCACCTCACGAGATGTATGGGCGTGTCATGTCGATGAGCGATGCGCAGATCGTGCCCTACTTCGTCAATGTCACCGATGTGCCGCTGCGCGAAATTGCCGAGATGGAGCAGGCCATGCGCGCCGGCGCCAATCCGCGCGACTTCAAGATGCGCCTGGCGCGCGAGATCATCACCCAGTTTCACGATGCCGCCGCAGCGCAGGCCGCCGAGGACTACTTCGTGCGCACCATTCAGCAGCGCGCCCTGCCGGATGAGATGCCGGAGTTTTACCTCGCCGGCGCCAGCCCGATCGTGGACGTGCTGGTACAGGCCGGACTGGCCGGGAGCAAAAGCGAGGCGCGCCGCCTGATCGCCGGCGGTGGCGTCAAACTGAACGGTGAGCGCGTGGATAGCCCCGACCTGCTCGTCGCGCCCGACAGCGGCGCGGTGCTGCAGGTCGGCAAGCGCCGCTTTGCGCGCATCGTGGGCGGGGCGCGGGCGACACACCAGGGCTGA
- a CDS encoding DUF4342 domain-containing protein, translating to MSERPRDTQPSAPTWTEEIELAANQVIERVQQLIHEGNVRRLIVKHDGHVLLETPLTIAAIAGVAAMYAAPLLAALGALAGLVARVQIVIEREGERPEPVDITPAETRLLALDPTLETRPAAEAGTEQAARS from the coding sequence ATGAGCGAACGACCGCGCGACACGCAGCCGTCGGCGCCGACCTGGACCGAAGAGATCGAGCTGGCGGCCAACCAAGTGATCGAGCGCGTGCAGCAATTAATCCACGAGGGCAATGTCCGGCGCCTGATCGTCAAGCATGACGGCCATGTGCTCCTGGAAACACCGCTAACCATCGCGGCGATTGCCGGCGTGGCGGCGATGTACGCTGCGCCATTGCTGGCCGCCTTGGGCGCGCTGGCCGGGCTGGTGGCACGCGTCCAAATCGTGATCGAGCGCGAGGGCGAGCGTCCGGAACCGGTGGACATCACGCCCGCCGAGACGCGCCTGCTAGCGCTGGATCCTACCCTGGAGACCAGGCCGGCCGCCGAGGCCGGCACGGAACAAGCGGCGCGCAGCTAG
- a CDS encoding DUF507 family protein: MSNGSLKPEVEERMRLSEDKVRRIAERVVDELAQQGLVRYTDPSRDARAVRVKAVYDAIMENLQTEAEIDAEVERILATYSRTLKPIEQDVLRRKHKEEVARKRGFVL, encoded by the coding sequence ATGAGCAACGGGAGCCTCAAGCCAGAGGTGGAGGAACGCATGCGCCTGTCGGAAGATAAGGTGCGCCGCATTGCCGAGCGTGTGGTGGACGAGCTGGCCCAGCAAGGCTTGGTGCGCTATACCGACCCGTCGCGCGACGCACGCGCGGTACGGGTGAAAGCGGTGTACGATGCGATCATGGAGAATCTGCAGACCGAAGCCGAGATCGATGCCGAGGTCGAGCGCATTTTGGCAACCTATTCACGCACGCTCAAGCCGATCGAACAGGATGTGCTGCGCCGCAAACACAAGGAAGAGGTTGCCCGCAAGCGGGGCTTCGTGCTCTGA
- a CDS encoding sigma-70 family RNA polymerase sigma factor has product MLPTGAEALSPLTDIDALEEPTSQELQEVAAEAADDAEVYDLDELQDVVAATDAITRYLREIGRTPLLTAEEEVELAQAIERGKLARQQLEELGRQLDAATRLELVQLRERGDEARQRLIQANLRLVVSVAKKYMGRGMPLLDLIQEGNIGLMRAVEKFDWRKGNRFSTYATWWIRQAVTRALAEQSRLIRLPVHLGESLGQMRRTAERLAIALQREPTHAELGTALGLPEDQIKRMLEAVRQPISLSAPVGESGESQFGDFIEDDRIAPPEEQASRTMLERDIFKALRELPERERTVLELRYGLNDGQRRTLEEVGKTLGITRERARQIEGEALRRLRVSPTGAGLRGYLE; this is encoded by the coding sequence GTGCTCCCGACAGGCGCGGAGGCGCTGTCGCCGCTGACAGATATCGACGCGCTGGAAGAGCCTACCTCGCAGGAGCTGCAGGAAGTCGCCGCCGAAGCAGCTGACGATGCCGAGGTCTATGACCTCGACGAGCTGCAGGATGTGGTTGCGGCAACGGATGCGATCACGCGCTACCTGCGCGAGATCGGCCGCACGCCGCTGCTGACCGCCGAGGAAGAGGTCGAGCTGGCTCAGGCGATCGAGCGGGGCAAGCTGGCGCGCCAGCAGTTGGAGGAGCTGGGGCGCCAGCTCGATGCGGCGACGCGCTTGGAGTTGGTCCAGCTTCGGGAGCGCGGTGATGAGGCGCGCCAGCGCCTGATCCAGGCCAACCTGCGGCTGGTAGTCAGCGTGGCCAAGAAATACATGGGCCGTGGCATGCCCCTGCTAGACCTGATCCAGGAGGGCAACATCGGTCTGATGCGTGCCGTCGAAAAGTTCGACTGGCGCAAGGGCAATCGCTTCTCGACCTACGCTACCTGGTGGATTCGCCAGGCCGTCACGCGCGCGCTGGCCGAGCAAAGCCGTCTGATTCGCCTGCCGGTGCACCTCGGCGAGTCGCTGGGACAGATGCGCCGCACCGCCGAACGCCTGGCGATCGCGCTGCAGCGCGAGCCGACGCACGCCGAATTGGGCACGGCGCTGGGCCTGCCCGAAGACCAGATCAAGCGCATGCTAGAAGCGGTGCGCCAGCCGATCTCGCTGTCGGCGCCCGTGGGCGAGAGCGGCGAGTCGCAGTTCGGGGATTTCATCGAGGATGATCGCATCGCGCCGCCCGAGGAGCAAGCCAGCCGCACCATGCTGGAGCGCGACATCTTCAAGGCGCTCCGCGAACTGCCCGAGCGCGAGCGCACCGTGCTGGAGCTGCGCTACGGCCTCAACGATGGCCAGCGCCGCACGCTGGAAGAGGTGGGTAAGACGCTAGGCATCACCCGTGAGCGCGCGCGGCAGATCGAGGGCGAAGCGCTGCGGCGGCTACGCGTCTCGCCGACCGGCGCAGGGCTGCGCGGGTACCTGGAATAA
- a CDS encoding universal stress protein, giving the protein MLNLLIYVDGSSASQAALEYIAPITRDADVATTILTAQSDPARGVELFGRAASRLRAAMVRHVNRVEAGDTALINEAQTGAYDLAVFGPLRERWSRWLRMRPSSTLSAQLPISSLLVRGQARQISRMLICAGGDRTVIADARLAARLARRTGASATILHVLSQIPMIFGVRTPQERLLEAFEATGAPEVANMRAAAEVLAQSGVAAELKLRIGLVIDEIVAELRAGGYDLLVVGAHRSQTLIERLLLEDVTRDILGQSPVPVLVVKERPATPPNG; this is encoded by the coding sequence ATGCTGAACCTGCTGATCTATGTCGACGGCTCGAGCGCGAGCCAGGCGGCACTGGAGTACATTGCGCCGATCACGCGCGATGCTGATGTCGCCACTACCATCCTCACCGCGCAAAGCGATCCAGCGCGCGGCGTGGAGTTGTTTGGCCGGGCAGCCAGCCGCTTGCGTGCCGCTATGGTGCGGCATGTCAATCGTGTTGAGGCCGGAGACACCGCCTTGATCAACGAAGCGCAGACCGGCGCCTACGATCTGGCGGTCTTTGGCCCGTTGCGCGAGCGCTGGTCGCGCTGGCTGCGCATGCGACCCTCCTCAACGCTCAGCGCCCAACTGCCGATCTCGTCGCTGCTGGTGCGCGGGCAGGCCCGCCAGATCTCACGGATGCTGATCTGCGCCGGCGGCGATCGGACGGTGATCGCTGATGCGCGGCTGGCGGCACGGCTGGCCCGGCGCACGGGCGCCAGCGCAACGATCCTGCACGTGCTCTCCCAAATTCCGATGATCTTCGGCGTGCGCACGCCTCAGGAGCGCCTGCTGGAGGCGTTTGAGGCAACCGGCGCGCCGGAGGTCGCCAACATGCGCGCCGCTGCCGAGGTGCTGGCGCAATCCGGCGTCGCTGCGGAACTTAAGCTGCGCATCGGGCTGGTCATCGACGAGATCGTGGCCGAACTGCGCGCGGGCGGCTACGATCTGCTGGTGGTCGGTGCGCATCGCTCGCAGACGCTGATCGAGCGCCTGTTGCTCGAAGACGTCACCCGGGATATCCTCGGCCAGAGCCCGGTACCGGTGCTGGTGGTTAAGGAGCGTCCCGCCACGCCGCCGAACGGCTAA
- the glyA gene encoding serine hydroxymethyltransferase: MAYALSALQQQDPEIAQAIADEARRQREGIELIASENYVSEAVLEAQGSILTNKYAEGYPGRRYYGGCQYVDVVESLAIERAKQIFGAEYANVQPHSGAQANMAIYMAALKPGDRILGLKLDQGGHLTHGHPLNFSGMFYEVYAYGVDRETERIDYDELLRVAREVRPRLITSGASAYPRIIDFERMRAIADEVGALLWADIAHIAGLVAAGLHPSPIPYAHFTTTTTHKTLRGPRGGLILSSAAIAEEYNLNRIVFPGVQGGPLMHVIAAKAVAFGEALKPEWKDYQRRIVQNARALAEALLRRGVRLVSGGTDNHLMLVDLSRSEGMGQISGKQAEAALDEVGITVNKNTIPFDPRKPMITSGIRLGTPAVTSRGFGVAEMEQIADWIVAVLREPENAALKQRVHAEVRELCQRFPVPGQRRYLEAELPATAS; the protein is encoded by the coding sequence ATGGCCTATGCCCTTTCCGCGCTGCAACAGCAGGATCCGGAGATCGCGCAGGCAATCGCCGACGAAGCCCGGCGCCAGCGCGAAGGCATCGAACTGATCGCCTCGGAGAACTACGTCAGCGAGGCGGTGCTCGAAGCGCAGGGCTCGATCCTGACCAACAAATACGCCGAGGGCTATCCCGGGCGGCGCTACTACGGCGGTTGCCAGTACGTGGATGTGGTCGAAAGCCTGGCGATCGAGCGTGCCAAACAGATCTTCGGCGCGGAGTATGCCAACGTCCAGCCGCACTCGGGCGCGCAGGCCAACATGGCGATCTACATGGCCGCCCTCAAACCGGGCGATCGCATTCTGGGCCTCAAACTCGACCAGGGCGGCCACCTGACGCATGGCCATCCGCTCAACTTCTCGGGCATGTTCTATGAGGTCTATGCCTATGGCGTCGATCGCGAGACCGAGCGCATCGACTACGATGAGCTGCTGCGCGTGGCCCGCGAGGTGCGTCCCAGGCTGATCACGTCGGGGGCCTCGGCCTACCCGCGCATCATCGATTTCGAGCGCATGCGGGCGATCGCCGATGAGGTCGGCGCGTTGCTGTGGGCCGACATCGCGCACATCGCCGGGCTGGTTGCGGCCGGCCTACATCCCTCGCCGATCCCGTATGCCCACTTCACCACGACTACCACGCACAAAACCCTGCGCGGGCCGCGTGGTGGCCTGATCCTCAGCTCCGCGGCGATTGCCGAAGAGTACAACCTTAACCGCATCGTCTTTCCCGGCGTGCAGGGCGGGCCGCTGATGCACGTGATCGCCGCCAAGGCGGTGGCCTTTGGCGAGGCGCTCAAGCCGGAGTGGAAAGACTATCAGCGGCGCATCGTCCAGAACGCGCGCGCGCTGGCCGAGGCGCTGCTGCGGCGCGGCGTGCGCCTGGTCTCCGGTGGCACCGACAATCACCTGATGCTGGTCGATCTGAGTCGCTCCGAGGGCATGGGACAGATCAGCGGCAAGCAGGCCGAGGCTGCCCTGGATGAGGTGGGGATTACCGTCAACAAGAACACGATCCCCTTCGATCCGCGCAAGCCGATGATCACCAGCGGCATTCGCCTGGGCACACCCGCCGTCACCAGCCGTGGCTTTGGGGTGGCGGAGATGGAACAGATCGCCGATTGGATCGTCGCGGTCTTGCGCGAGCCGGAGAATGCTGCGCTCAAGCAGCGCGTGCATGCCGAGGTGCGCGAGCTGTGCCAGCGCTTCCCCGTGCCGGGGCAGCGAAGGTATCTGGAGGCAGAGCTCCCGGCGACTGCTTCCTGA
- a CDS encoding endonuclease III domain-containing protein: MTQLPPVDQARLCQVNRRLRELYGVPQPFPPADPLDELIATILSQNTADRNSERAWQRLRARYRCWEEVLDADPEELYEVIKPAGLGRIKAQRIQAVLDVVRRQRGCFELGFLCRLPLEEARQWLCALPGVGPKTAACVLCFACGLPALPVDTHVYRVSRRLGLIPAGVSVEAAHRLLEGALPAQDVFAFHINMIRHGRQICQARRPRCERCALSDLCAYYATWQRTTQEPEAAGLHATE, translated from the coding sequence ATGACGCAACTGCCGCCAGTGGATCAGGCCAGGCTGTGCCAGGTCAATCGCCGTCTGCGCGAGCTGTATGGCGTGCCGCAGCCGTTCCCACCCGCCGATCCGCTCGACGAACTGATCGCCACGATCCTGTCGCAGAACACCGCCGATCGCAACAGTGAACGCGCCTGGCAGCGTCTGCGCGCGCGCTACCGGTGCTGGGAGGAGGTGCTGGACGCCGATCCCGAAGAGTTGTACGAGGTGATCAAACCGGCGGGTCTAGGCCGCATCAAGGCGCAGCGTATTCAGGCGGTGTTGGACGTCGTGCGTCGGCAACGGGGCTGCTTCGAGCTCGGGTTTCTGTGCCGCCTGCCACTGGAGGAGGCGCGGCAGTGGCTGTGCGCCCTGCCCGGCGTTGGGCCCAAAACGGCGGCCTGCGTGCTGTGCTTTGCCTGCGGCCTGCCGGCCTTGCCGGTTGACACGCATGTGTACCGCGTGTCGCGGCGTCTGGGCCTGATCCCTGCCGGCGTCAGCGTTGAAGCGGCGCATCGGCTGCTGGAAGGCGCGCTGCCGGCGCAGGATGTCTTCGCATTCCACATCAACATGATCCGGCACGGCCGCCAGATCTGCCAGGCGCGACGTCCGCGCTGCGAGCGTTGCGCGCTGTCCGACCTGTGTGCCTACTATGCTACCTGGCAACGGACGACGCAGGAACCCGAAGCGGCAGGCCTACACGCGACGGAGTGA
- a CDS encoding SH3 domain-containing protein, whose product MPYKAHPTDWERLFGPRAGRRYGPVALFVILTLTLALLALLVFGARVGAQRYRDYQAALALTATPLWAQYYAQQTATAQAAAPQPATAPTPTALPAGRVLGTANLRSEPRVAPETVLGVLNLDDQVAILERQELAGQVWYRVQVTRTSGALAVGSEGWINGALLEAR is encoded by the coding sequence ATGCCGTACAAGGCGCATCCAACCGATTGGGAACGACTCTTTGGGCCGCGCGCCGGCCGGCGCTACGGGCCGGTGGCCCTGTTTGTGATCCTGACGCTAACCCTGGCGCTCCTGGCACTGCTCGTGTTCGGCGCGCGTGTCGGGGCGCAACGCTACCGCGACTATCAAGCGGCGCTGGCGCTTACGGCGACGCCGCTGTGGGCTCAATACTACGCGCAACAGACGGCAACCGCCCAGGCAGCCGCGCCCCAGCCTGCCACAGCGCCCACCCCTACGGCGCTGCCCGCCGGGCGTGTGCTAGGTACGGCCAATCTGCGCTCCGAACCGCGCGTTGCGCCGGAGACCGTGTTGGGCGTGCTCAACCTCGACGATCAGGTGGCGATCCTGGAGCGTCAGGAGCTGGCCGGTCAGGTCTGGTACCGCGTGCAGGTGACGCGCACCAGTGGGGCGCTCGCTGTCGGAAGCGAGGGCTGGATCAACGGTGCCTTGCTGGAGGCGCGCTAG